The Acidimicrobiales bacterium region CGAGGTCGGTGAGGATCTCGGTCACGTCCCCGGCGAGCGACCGGTACGGCCGCCGTCCGAGGTTGGCCACGTTGACGGCGATCCGCCCACCGGGCTCGAGGACGCGCCGGCACTCGGCGAACACGTCGGAGAGCATGGCGAGGTACTCGAAGTAGGTGGCGGGGACCCCGTCCTCACCGAGGCTCTCCTCGTACTCCTTGCCGGCGAAGTACGGCGGTGAGGTCACGACCAGGGCGATGGAGCCGTCCTCCACGTGGCGCATGTCGCGGGCATCGCCCACATGGATGGTGTCGAGCGTCGAGGAGCGCGCCACGGTGGCGTCGTCCGAGACGTCGGGGGCGACGAAGCGCTCGTAGAAGGCGGAGGCGTCGTGGCTCTCCCGTCTCGACGACCCGAACCGGGCGGTCGAGGTGGGTCGACGGCGGCGGCCGGGCCCGGCAGGAGGCTCCGTCGTCACAGCGCGGACCGTAGCGCGCGCCGGCCCGTCGACGGTGCCGAGACCCCCGTCCCGAACCCGTGTGGGTGGGCCGGCGACCTCGGGTACGATCGAGTGGCTGCTTTCGTAGATCCGAGGAGACGCGCGTGCCCGGGACCGTCGTGGTCGGGACACAGTGGGGTGACGAGGGCAAGGGCAAGCTCACCGACATCCTCGCCGGCGAGATGGACATGGTCGTTCGCTACCAGGGCGGCCACAACGCCGGGCACACCATCGTGGTGGGGGAGCAGAGCTTCGCCGTGCGCCTGGTGCCGAGCGGCATCCTCCACCCTGGCACCGTCAACGTCATCGGCAACGGGGTGGTCGTCGACCCGAAGATCCTCTTTGGCGAGATCGACGCCCTTGAGGCCCGCGGGATCGACACGTCGAACCTCGTGGTCAGCGGCAACGCCCACCTGATCTTGCCGTACCACCAGGAGCTCGACGTGGTCTTCGAGCGCCACCTTGGCAAGAACAAGCTGGGCACGACCAAGGGGGGCATCGGCCCCGCCTACGCCGACAAGGCCCTGCGGGTGGGCCTTCGGGTCCAGGACCTCCTCGACCACAAGATCTTCCGCCAGAAGCTCGAGGTGGTGCTCAAGGAGAAGAACGCGGTGCTGGCCAAGGTCTTCAACCGCCTGGGCCCCACCGCCGAGGCCATCTGCGAGGTGTACCTCGACGAGATCGGCCCCCGCCTGGCGCCGCGCATCGTCGACTCGGTCCACCTGATCCACACCGCCCTCGAGGAGGGCAAGGAGGTCATGTTCGAGGGAGCGCAGGCCACCTTCCTCGACCTCGACCACGGCACCTATCCGTACGTGACCTCGTCGAACCCGATCGCGGGCGGCGCGTGCGCGGGCGCGGGTGTGGGACCTCGCCACCTCGACCGCATCATCGGCATCACCAAGGCCTACCTCACCAGGGTGGGGTCGGGCCCGTTTCCCACCGAGCTCTTCGACGACGTCGGCGACGGCCTGGTCGACCGGGGTCACGAGTACGGGGTCAACACCAAGCGCCGCCGCCGCCCTGGTTGGTTCGACGCGGTGATGTTGCGCCAGGCCGTCCGCCTCAACAGCCTCACCGAGATCTTCCTGACCAAGCTCGACATCCTCGACGCCCTGCCCACCATCAAGGTGTGCGTGGCCTACGAGATCGACGGCCAGCGGGTGGAGCACATGCCGTACCACCAGTCCGAGCTCCACCGGGCCGTCCCCGTCTACGAGGAGCTGCCGGGCTGGCAGGAGGACTGCTCGCAGGCTCGCACGCTCGACGACCTGCCGGCCAAGGCCTGCGACTACGTGCTGTTCCTGGCCGAGCAGGGCGGGGTCCCGGTCAGCTACGTCGGGGTGGGTCCCGAGCGCCTCCAGACCGTCCACGTGGCATGAAGGTCCTCGTCGTCGGGGCCGGGGGGCGGGAGCACACGCTGGCGTCGGTGCTCGCCCGTACCGCCGACGACGTGGTCGTGTGCCCGGGCAACGCCGGCATCCCCGGCTCGACCGGCCCGGGGGTCGACCCCGTCGACATCCCCGCTGATCTGGTGGTGATCGGCCCCGATGCGGAGGTGGTGGCCGGACTGGCCGACCGCGTGCGGGCCCGGGGTCGCGCCGTCTTCGCGCCGGGAGCGGAGGGCGGCCGGATCGAGGGTTCCAAGCAGTGGATGAAGGAGCTCCTGGTGGAGGCCGGGGTCCCCACCGCTCGCTACGGGTCCTTCACCGACCCCGACGAGGCCATCGCCTTCCTCGACACCCTCGGCGACCTCTTCGTGGTCAAGACCGACGGGCTGGCCGCAGGCAAGGGGGTCCTCGTCACCACCGACCGGTCAGAGGCGGTCGACGACGTGCGCGCCAAGCTTGCCGGCGAGGCCTTCGGCGACGCCGGACGGCGGGTCGTGATCGAGGAGGGCCTCCTTGGTCCCGAGCTGTCGGTGCTGGCGGTCTGCGACGGGCGCGACGCCGTGGCCCTCGCCCCCTCCCAGGACCACAAGCGCGTCGGCGACGGCGATACCGGGCCCAACACCGGTGGCATGGGGGCCTACTCCCCGGTGCCGGGGGTGGGGGACGACGTAGTCGGCGAGGTGATGGACACTGCCGTCCTGCCCACGCTGCGCGCCCTCCGGACGCGAGGGATCGACTACCGGGGCGTGCTCTACGGCGGCCTCATGCTCACCCCCGACGGCCTCAAGGTCATCGAGTACAACGCCCGCTTCGGCGACCCGGAGGCCCAGGTGGTGCTGCCGCGGATGACCTCCGACCTGACCGCCCTCCTCGCCGGAGCGGCCGCGGGTCGGCTCCCCTCGGAGCCCCCCACCTTTGCTGCCGAGGCGGCCGTGACGCTGGCCTGCTGCGTCGAGGGCTACCCCGGCACCGCCCGTACCGGTGACCGCATCGACGGCCTGGCCGAGGCGCTCGCCGTGGAGGGTGTCGAGCTGTTCTTCGCCGGGGTCACTGCCGTGGAGGACGAGCCGGGGGCCCTGCTGACCGGCGGTGGGAGGGTGCTCCACGTCACCGCTCTCGGACCGGACCTGGCCGCTGCCCGCCAACGGGCCTACGAGGCCGCCTCGAGGATCTCCTGGCCGGGGATGTTCTACCGGAGCGACATCGCCGCTGTCACCGTGGCCGACCAGCTCGGCGCCCGCGGATGAAGGCCGACGTGCCCAACGTGCTCGCCGCCCGCTACGCCAGCGAGCCCATGGCCGAGCTCTGGTCGCCTCGGCACAAGGTGGTGCTCGAGCGCCGGTTCTGGCTGGCAGTGATGGAGGCCCAGCGCGACCTCGGTGTCGACGTGCCCGACGGGGTGGTGGAGGCGTACCGCGCCGTGGTCGACGACGTCGACCTCGAGTCGATCGAGGCGAGGGAGCGGGTCACCCGCCACGATGTGAAGGCCCGCATCGAGGAGTTCAGCGCCCTCGCCGGCCACGAGCACGCCCACAAGGGCATGACCAGCCGAGACCTCACCGAGAACGTCGAGCAGCTGCAGGTGCGCCTCGCCCTCGAGCTCGTGCGCGACCGCATGGTGGCGGCCCTGGCTCGGCTTGCGGCGCTGGCGGCCGAGCACGCCGAGGTCGTCATGGCGGGACGCAGCCACAACGTCGCCGCTCAGGCCACGACCCTCGGCAAGCGCTTTGCCAGTGCCGGCGATGAGCTCCTCCAGGCGCACCACCGCGTCGACGACCTCCTCGCCCGCTACCCCCTCCGCGGTCTCAAGGGCCCGGTCGGCACCCAGGTCGACCAGCTCGACCTCCTCGGCGGTGACCTCGACCGCCTCGACCGCCTCGAGCGGGCCGTGGCCGCCAGCCTCGGCTTCGAGGCCACGC contains the following coding sequences:
- a CDS encoding adenylosuccinate synthase encodes the protein MPGTVVVGTQWGDEGKGKLTDILAGEMDMVVRYQGGHNAGHTIVVGEQSFAVRLVPSGILHPGTVNVIGNGVVVDPKILFGEIDALEARGIDTSNLVVSGNAHLILPYHQELDVVFERHLGKNKLGTTKGGIGPAYADKALRVGLRVQDLLDHKIFRQKLEVVLKEKNAVLAKVFNRLGPTAEAICEVYLDEIGPRLAPRIVDSVHLIHTALEEGKEVMFEGAQATFLDLDHGTYPYVTSSNPIAGGACAGAGVGPRHLDRIIGITKAYLTRVGSGPFPTELFDDVGDGLVDRGHEYGVNTKRRRRPGWFDAVMLRQAVRLNSLTEIFLTKLDILDALPTIKVCVAYEIDGQRVEHMPYHQSELHRAVPVYEELPGWQEDCSQARTLDDLPAKACDYVLFLAEQGGVPVSYVGVGPERLQTVHVA
- the purD gene encoding phosphoribosylamine--glycine ligase, which produces MKVLVVGAGGREHTLASVLARTADDVVVCPGNAGIPGSTGPGVDPVDIPADLVVIGPDAEVVAGLADRVRARGRAVFAPGAEGGRIEGSKQWMKELLVEAGVPTARYGSFTDPDEAIAFLDTLGDLFVVKTDGLAAGKGVLVTTDRSEAVDDVRAKLAGEAFGDAGRRVVIEEGLLGPELSVLAVCDGRDAVALAPSQDHKRVGDGDTGPNTGGMGAYSPVPGVGDDVVGEVMDTAVLPTLRALRTRGIDYRGVLYGGLMLTPDGLKVIEYNARFGDPEAQVVLPRMTSDLTALLAGAAAGRLPSEPPTFAAEAAVTLACCVEGYPGTARTGDRIDGLAEALAVEGVELFFAGVTAVEDEPGALLTGGGRVLHVTALGPDLAAARQRAYEAASRISWPGMFYRSDIAAVTVADQLGARG